The following proteins are encoded in a genomic region of Primulina huaijiensis isolate GDHJ02 chromosome 3, ASM1229523v2, whole genome shotgun sequence:
- the LOC140972308 gene encoding protein TIC 20-II, chloroplastic: protein MASLPILRPAHTPLSLLKSSVRSFPPPTHLRHHPKKFSTTTKCSYTPTPATDRLISAASYFLPFFNGLQYGRFLFSKYPFLAVPMEPLIPLLSLYHSVPYASFVTFFGLYLGVVRNPNLSRYARFNALQALVLDVMLAVPVLLQRIFSPGRSGIALKVTAWAHSGLFVFVTCCFLYGLVSSIIGKTPYLPFVAEAAGRQLD from the coding sequence aTGGCATCCCTCCCAATCCTCCGCCCCGCTCACACCCCACTCAGCCTCCTCAAGTCCTCCGTCCGGAGTTTCCCGCCGCCAACGCACCTCCGCCACCATCCCAAGAAATTCTCCACCACCACGAAGTGCTCCTACACTCCCACCCCGGCCACCGACCGCCTAATCTCCGCCGCCTCATACTTCCTCCCCTTCTTCAACGGCCTCCAGTACGGACGCTTCCTCTTCAGCAAATACCCCTTCCTCGCCGTTCCCATGGAGCCCCTCATCCCTCTCCTCTCCCTCTACCATTCCGTCCCTTACGCCAGCTTCGTCACCTTCTTCGGCCTCTACCTTGGCGTCGTCAGGAACCCTAATCTGAGCCGGTACGCCCGGTTCAACGCGCTGCAGGCGCTGGTTCTGGATGTGATGCTTGCCGTGCCGGTGCTGCTACAGAGGATATTTTCTCCCGGTAGGAGCGGCATCGCACTGAAGGTGACCGCGTGGGCCCACAGCGGGCTCTTCGTGTTCGTCACGTGCTGTTTCTTATATGGGCTGGTGTCCAGCATTATCGGGAAAACTCCATATTTGCCGTTTGTGGCGGAGGCGGCGGGCCGGCAGCTGGACTGA
- the LOC140974073 gene encoding biotin carboxyl carrier protein of acetyl-CoA carboxylase 1, chloroplastic has product MATSFGAANATAASVAENARKSSPYLPLCRLHLCHSASSDKVSFCFSAKPKLRLSSKGLRSAWNCSTVVRAQSNEVAVDESSKGESSNPVKPETSPVEAKDVKLSKEAPSASLASEETISEFMNQVSNLVKLVDSKDIVELRLKQLDCELLIRKKEALAPPPSSPVTYIQSLPQPSVPLPVPASASPSPAPAPAPAPAPASAIVPTPPKVQPSKSSHPPLKSPMAGTLYRSSAPGEPPFVQVGSKVQKGQVLCIIEAMKLMNEIEADQSGTIVEILVEDGKPVSVDTPLFVIEP; this is encoded by the exons ATGGCGACGTCGTTTGGAGCAGCGAATGCGACGGCGGCCTCTGTGGCGGAGAATGCGCGTAAATCCTCCCCTTATCTGCCGCTATGCCGCCTCCATCTGTGTCACAGTGCGTCCTCGGATAAGGTTTCCTTCTGCTTCTCTGCCAAACCTAAGCTCCGTCTCTCTTCCAAG GGTTTGCGGTCTGCTTGGAACTGTTCTACTGTAGTGAGAGCACAATCGAATGAG GTTGCTGTGGATGAATCCTCAAAAGGCGAATCCTCAAATCCTGTCAAGCCAGAGACTTCACCTGTCGAAGCCAAGGATGTGAAGTTATCGAAGGAAGCTCCATCTGCCTCATTGGCATCAGAAGAAACAATATCTGAATTTATGAATCAAGTTTCAAATCTTGTCAA GTTGGTTGATTCTAAGGATATCGTGGAGCTGCGGTTGAAACAACTTGACTGTGAACTTTTAATACGTAAAAAGGAGGCCTTGGCTCCACCTCCTTCTTCTCCTGTCACATACATTCAATCACTACCTCAGCCTTCTGTACCGCTTCCCGTCCCAGCTTCAGCCTCTCCTTCACCAGCACCAGCACCAGCACCAGCACCAGCACCAGCATCAGCAATAGTACCTACTCCACCTAAAGTTCAACCATCCAAGTCATCTCATCCACCTCTTAAATCTCCCATGGCTGGAACCCTCTACCGAAGTTCAGCACCTGGTGAACCACCATTTGTTCAG GTTGGGTCTAAGGTACAGAAGGGACAGGTTCTGTGCATCATTGAGGCCATGAAATTGATGAATGAAATAGAA GCTGATCAATCTGGAACAATAGTCGAGATCCTTGTAGAAGATGGCAAGCCAGTCAGTGTCGACACT CCCCTCTTTGTGATTGAACCCTAG